The DNA region AAGTTGTAAAAATAACACGTCGAGTATTAATTACCTCTAGGATATTTCTCATTCGGAAAGTCAGCCTTATAATCTACTGGTGTCTCCTCTTCTTCTGTTCAGTAAAATCGAATAATGGTTACTTGTTCTATTTTTACATTGACTAATAAAGAATACCATGCGTCGAAATCAAACGTACCTGTTTGTTGTTTCTGGAACAATATCTTCAGCTTTTGTACTCCTTGCTCAATGACTTTGTCTAACTCTCTTTGAATTTGCCTAACTGAATTGCCGTCGGGGAATAGATCCATGAACCGGTAACTAAGTAAAGTGGAAATTGTGTCAAACATCCACGTGTTAGAGAAACGATGGAAATATTATAACTCACCTCAACCAAAGATAAATATCCATAACGTCGAACACAGCTTCTAAGTGAACTAGATCAGAAATATTCGCTGGCGGTTTGGCTGGCCAGCGAAGTTGTTTGCACAGCCATTCGACAGTCACTTTATCGTTATTACTGCACTGCCGAGCAAACTGCGTaacaaattgaaagaaatttacCATAAAGGCAGGCTCTTAAGGTAGGCTCttactacgcctcgcctcggttcattttattcttcctatggtTTTGTTATGTATTTTGATAATTTcactcacactgcgcctcgcctcggctcggcGGGAttccgagccgcggattcttcctcgagaatattttgaggaagagaggcgaggcgtagtgtgagtggatgcaatgccatCGCACAGGAACAGAACCGAGGGAAGCTCAGTAACTTCAGCTTCGAAAAagccgaggcgacgcgagcctaaaTGTGAGTACGAAAAGAAATTGCgccgagccgaggcgaggcgtagtgaaaGCCTACCTTTAATATTTATACCACACGCGCGTGAATTTATttataactagctttactactcggcttcgaccgaaatttcgattctgattttataaaaaaaaaatttttattttttttgtgaaaatagtcaaattcatctggattagtcagacaTATTGAGCTGAggctcatttcgtgatcccagagtttatcgttcgaaagtttttaggcgacagacaaacatatagaagctcttctgctttatatattcaaATTCTATTacgcatacagggtgtcccagaacgtttttCTTACCTTTAGGAACATGCTGCACACAAACGGCATTTTTCTGTTGATCGGCGCGCAACAGAACACGTATCGCACGCGAAGCGACAGAGGTATGTGTTGTATCATATCGGCGAGAAATTTGAAATCCTCCAAATTACAGATGAAGTACAAAGAGTCGTCGACTTGAGACAgcgaaatgaaaatattctgaaaTAGAGAAGGGTGTTACGATTCTGGCAGATCGCGGGTGAAACGTAAATGAACATTACAATAAGATTCGACAGTGGAGCATTTGGTAGGTGGTATGCGTATAATTCAATTTGATCGGCGGTCGGATGGAGTCCAGCCTGTTTTATTAATTCTGGGCTCTGGTTTAATAACTTTCGCAACACACTAAGATCCTCGGGCCTGAAAGTTGTAACAAAACCctacaatataatataaatagtcAATATTACGTCACATCTCGTGTACTTTAGCAGTAATCTTATCTGCGTTTAAAATGCGACTGTACTTACGTTAGGCCACTGAGTTAGGTAACGACCGGCACGACCAGCTATTTGTAACGCAGACGATATAGAAATCGTGTccatctctttctctcccttttgGTTCACCGTTGGTTGGCAAAGggaataaaatataattctacGAATGTGTCTGAAACAACGTAAGAAATTAacgtttataaaaattaatctaTCGATGTGTCCAAACATTCGTGTACAccagtgccgtcttatcgttttcggggGCCCCGAGACGAGCTCCATATAAGGCcccctaaattattctaaattaaacaaaatcaaaAATACCGCGCCAACACGCGAAGTGAATAAATATCAaagcaattaaataaataagattaaacgtggAGAGCATTCCACTAGAAAAGGGccccattttaaaatctaaatttcggtgCACCTATTCGATATTTCCTTTCCGTCATAGTTAGAGGGCCCAATTTTCAATTCTTCTCTAGCTTTTGCAACcctgtttctttttaatttcccaatttctCAGGGGCCTTTCGCCTATATATTAAAACGGCACTGGTGTGCGCGTAACATTGATAATCGCGGACTTACAGATTAAGGCCCATTCCTATTGCATTCGTAGCTACTAGTATCTTACAAGGATCATTAACGTCATTGAACCTGGCAGCTTGCGCGAGCTTCGTGCCTGGCGGCAAGCTGCCATATATTACTGCTACTTGCTTCCCCATTTTCTCTATAGACTGCGACACGGTGAATATGTCATTTTTATTAAAGCAAACTATGCAATCTCCTGGCTGAACGTTGGACAAAGAACACAGTGCGTTAGTTTCTAAGGAGAGGTCAGTCAGTCGCTTGTACTGTTGCACGTTCACCGTCTCGCCGATTGTCGCGCATATGGACTCCACCTGTAACAGAATCAATGAAACTTTGTACAATAAAACCCGTAGCTCGTAATAACAGCGAAACGCACTATTGGTATCGCTGCAGCTTCGCCGCACACATGTATCTCATCCGCTGCGATTCCAAGAAGGGCTCTCGTCCATGCCCAGCCTCTACCCGGGTCGCGGACTAATTGAATCTCGTCTATTACGGCTACTTCGACTGTAAAAATCATAGATAGTTTACGTAAATTCATTCGAATAAGCCAGTAAGCAACGCTGCGATATTCAATAAGGCAGTCGTAACTGTAACCGATACTCACAAAGGTTTTGTACATTTACCATTTCTACAGAACACGCTACATGATTCGCCGGAGACATTTCATCTTTCGCGTATCTCCTTTCCTCCCCCGTTATTAAATCACAAGGCGTGCCCTGAAATTATTTACACTTAGTAACGCGAAATTACAAAAGCGCTCGCTTCTTACTGACCATGGAATTACACTTATTGAAAACTTCCACGGCTAATAATTTCAGTGGTCCGCAATAAACGCCGGTCTTCGCTGACATAAGCCTTTCCAAAGCATGGTGAGTTTTGCCGCTATTTGTAGGCCCGGCGTGAAATATAATCTTCCTGTTCCTACCCCTCGCTACTGGATACCTACGGGAAGTTAGACGGAGATGTTAAAACTGGTTCGATGGGCAGTTTCGAGGTTCTAAGTAACGTTAATTGTTACCAATTAGGCGGACTCCTTAAATCACTAATTTTCTTAAGATCCTCTAAACAATCGATGTGCGGGTACATTTCTTTGGCATGGCGCAGAAAGTAGGGAAATATATCCACGACGTTGCCAGCGCCCTGGATAATATCGCTTAAAATAACGTGGAGGTCTACGGGTAGCGTTCTTGATTCTACGCAGTATTGTCGGAAGCCGTTTAAAGCTGTGATTAGGAGCGAGTCTGGAAAGATTACACGATTAGCGACAGAGAATGTTAAGGAATAATGTTTTAATACGAAAAACGTGAATGACGACAGTTACCGTCCAATCCGTATTTTAAAGCTAAGTCTTTGACCGTCTTTTTCTGCGCAAAAGTGCCCAGAATCTTGATGATATCGGATTTGTTCAGAGTGCCGGTTAATTCTGCGCCAACATTTAAATCGGTCGGAGACGATTTAACGGGGACGGGTTGAAATAACGAAGTCGCGGGTAGATTGCTCTTACTATTTTTCTCCCTTATACTTTGATGGCATGTCACTGCTGGATTCAATTGCCTGAAAATTGCGACGGTAAAGCGAGTTGATGCAATCGTTCTCGAGGGTCCCTCGGGTACATGTAAGATTACGTGagttaaaaatgtaattgaatagTGAATACCTTAACCGCGGTGATAACAATAAATTACTGCGACGTTTCAACTGGCCCCTGACCAGGTGCCTGAATGGTATCATCTTCGAaagctattttatttattttcatgttCTAAAATTTGTGATTAAGAGCAACCGAACCTCGTGCCATAACCTCGAAGGTTACGAGAAGTGGCGGCACCACTGGCCGAAACACATGGACCGAAGgacctacttttttttttagaagcccATGTGGAAATATTTCAATGGCAAACTCTTGCAGAGATGAAGTCTCTATTATGTTCTTCACTTCGCAGTGGTAATTCGGGTTTCCTATGTTGTTCAATTGAACTTGTAAAGTATATCATTTTTTGTTATTGGAACGACaacaatttgtttttttattgcaaCCTTATTGTCGAAGAATGGAATCAGTATTTTAGTGAGGATTATAAATTATAGATTTAGAATTCAGATATATTATCGAAAGAAGTTTCGAAGCACGaggtatttctatttttaaatagTAAGCTTGCAGTGAAAAATGGTAATGAATAAAGTTTAGCAAGCATGTAATTCTCTGGGTTTTCTATTTTGATTGCAAAAGGCGGGAAAATATTCGTTATCGCAGATGTGGAAACGTAGCTTAAACTTAACTGACTATACATTGAGCTATACAAATACCGGGAAATaaattgtcgacgctggttggccgtggttaaCTTCGCGTTGGcaccacttggctggcttggcgctggcatcagttcacgcacaccactcctgtaggtgttccccctccatcactgcaattaatcgctCCGAACCAGTGTTGTAGGGAAATTCGTCAGGCTGCGTAGCTTTATGCTACgtttagagcactaaagaggtatgcgcatccgccatattgggtcctctggagagagaagattattgagtactcgcctt from Andrena cerasifolii isolate SP2316 chromosome 13, iyAndCera1_principal, whole genome shotgun sequence includes:
- the Suv3 gene encoding suv3 RNA helicase, which codes for MIPFRHLVRGQLKRRSNLLLSPRLRQLNPAVTCHQSIREKNSKSNLPATSLFQPVPVKSSPTDLNVGAELTGTLNKSDIIKILGTFAQKKTVKDLALKYGLDDSLLITALNGFRQYCVESRTLPVDLHVILSDIIQGAGNVVDIFPYFLRHAKEMYPHIDCLEDLKKISDLRSPPNWYPVARGRNRKIIFHAGPTNSGKTHHALERLMSAKTGVYCGPLKLLAVEVFNKCNSMGTPCDLITGEERRYAKDEMSPANHVACSVEMVNVQNLFEVAVIDEIQLVRDPGRGWAWTRALLGIAADEIHVCGEAAAIPIVESICATIGETVNVQQYKRLTDLSLETNALCSLSNVQPGDCIVCFNKNDIFTVSQSIEKMGKQVAVIYGSLPPGTKLAQAARFNDVNDPCKILVATNAIGMGLNLHIRRIIFYSLCQPTVNQKGEKEMDTISISSALQIAGRAGRYLTQWPNGFVTTFRPEDLSVLRKLLNQSPELIKQAGLHPTADQIELYAYHLPNAPLSNLINIFISLSQVDDSLYFICNLEDFKFLADMIQHIPLSLRVRYVFCCAPINRKMPFVCSMFLKFARQCSNNDKVTVEWLCKQLRWPAKPPANISDLVHLEAVFDVMDIYLWLSYRFMDLFPDGNSVRQIQRELDKVIEQGVQKLKILFQKQQTEEEETPVDYKADFPNEKYPRDVYQSKNFGRGRLTNALISQGLLSPEMLQQLQIEWSKQDKKQSRDKIRNENSDKYNSEGTFKKKPKKSR